In Actinoplanes derwentensis, the following proteins share a genomic window:
- a CDS encoding GNAT family N-acetyltransferase, protein MTRAVKIAADAGQVRELGIGRLIAEAFDHMDANRYLAGDDPAERLAVMSLYFGMLAEHVASGAGQVLYIGEGSASVDATAVWFDLTVEPPPLPDYEQQLAAITGDHLPRFQALDEALNGNHPQEDKHWYLAFLAVRPGRWRQGLGSALIAHTHAELDQAGTAAYLEATDPENARLYQDHGYDPVEPFEIKVGPVTFFPMWRTPQGAA, encoded by the coding sequence ATGACCCGGGCCGTAAAGATCGCCGCGGACGCCGGGCAGGTCCGGGAACTGGGTATCGGCCGGCTCATCGCCGAAGCGTTCGACCACATGGACGCCAACCGCTACCTCGCCGGCGACGACCCCGCCGAACGCCTGGCGGTCATGAGCCTGTACTTCGGCATGCTCGCCGAACACGTCGCCAGCGGTGCCGGCCAGGTGCTCTACATCGGTGAGGGATCCGCCTCCGTTGACGCGACTGCGGTGTGGTTCGACCTGACCGTCGAGCCGCCGCCCTTGCCCGACTACGAGCAGCAGCTCGCCGCGATCACCGGTGACCACCTGCCCCGGTTCCAGGCATTGGACGAGGCGCTCAACGGCAACCATCCGCAGGAAGACAAGCACTGGTACCTGGCATTCCTGGCGGTCAGGCCCGGCCGCTGGCGTCAAGGACTGGGCAGCGCCCTCATCGCTCACACCCACGCCGAACTCGATCAGGCCGGCACGGCGGCCTACCTCGAAGCCACCGACCCCGAAAACGCCAGGCTCTACCAGGACCACGGCTACGACCCCGTCGAACCGTTCGAGATCAAGGTCGGCCCCGTGACGTTCTTCCCCATGTGGCGCACACCGCAAGGCGCGGCATGA
- a CDS encoding tetratricopeptide repeat protein, with amino-acid sequence MALAAAQGHAAAGRPADAVDLLHPHLHDRTFTRTAPDAVLIEACTLYAALAVDSDRLPAAEYAYRASRNLHPDPGHPRRLDAATAYATVLHETGRLTTAIGVYQHLLGVFRGLEQPADIIAVAMNLGRCLHAVGRCPEALHHVGTAWRLWQHTDLTNTEFGIQLLDTYLKQLSACRQHRDLQTLVHHLQRQAVWRALLTADPDLTRHRIFISAHQNTVCTYQPQPPDPVAGHSEHHNHLGRLHHPDTDPATAPTRTTNLQGPTEWAYNHQNGEHPLADTHAASPGSALAAPPTEPLLPTSHPDDADQNGSAYYGDARREPSLVGHPTIDVATAISRALATPQAQAMLRHDLGHPAGTATDRWMTAMVVAYVAYQRTLRVSRASPYTAAVVLPVIVATLTLALVWPR; translated from the coding sequence ATGGCGCTAGCCGCCGCCCAAGGCCACGCCGCCGCGGGCCGGCCCGCCGACGCCGTCGACCTGCTCCACCCGCACCTGCACGACCGGACGTTCACCCGGACGGCGCCGGACGCGGTCCTGATCGAGGCCTGCACCCTGTACGCCGCGTTGGCCGTCGACAGCGACCGGCTCCCCGCCGCCGAGTACGCCTACCGGGCCAGCCGAAACCTGCACCCAGACCCCGGCCACCCGCGCAGGCTCGACGCCGCGACCGCCTACGCCACCGTCCTGCACGAGACCGGACGCCTCACCACAGCCATCGGCGTATACCAGCACCTGCTCGGCGTCTTCCGGGGCCTGGAGCAGCCTGCGGACATCATCGCGGTAGCAATGAACCTGGGCCGCTGCCTGCACGCCGTCGGCCGCTGCCCCGAGGCCCTGCATCACGTGGGCACAGCCTGGCGTCTGTGGCAGCACACCGACCTGACCAACACCGAGTTCGGTATCCAACTGCTGGACACCTACCTCAAACAGCTGAGCGCCTGCCGCCAACACCGCGACCTTCAAACCCTGGTGCACCACCTTCAGCGGCAGGCCGTCTGGCGTGCGTTACTCACCGCAGATCCCGACCTGACCCGCCACAGAATCTTCATCTCCGCCCATCAGAACACCGTCTGCACATACCAGCCCCAACCCCCGGACCCGGTCGCCGGGCACAGCGAACACCACAACCACCTCGGGCGGCTGCATCACCCGGACACCGACCCGGCAACAGCCCCGACCCGGACAACGAACCTCCAAGGCCCCACCGAATGGGCCTACAACCACCAGAACGGTGAGCATCCGCTGGCGGACACTCACGCCGCCTCCCCCGGCAGCGCGCTTGCCGCACCCCCCACAGAGCCGCTGCTTCCCACCAGCCACCCCGATGATGCCGACCAAAACGGCTCCGCCTATTACGGCGATGCTCGCCGTGAGCCCTCACTCGTTGGCCACCCCACCATCGACGTCGCCACGGCGATCAGCCGCGCGCTCGCCACACCGCAAGCCCAAGCGATGCTCCGCCACGATCTTGGGCACCCCGCCGGAACCGCCACCGACCGATGGATGACCGCCATGGTCGTCGCCTACGTCGCCTACCAGCGGACCTTGCGCGTCTCGCGGGCCTCGCCGTACACCGCCGCCGTCGTGCTGCCCGTCATCGTGGCCACCCTGACCCTGGCCCTGGTCTGGCCACGATGA
- a CDS encoding endonuclease/exonuclease/phosphatase family protein, translated as MLIEVAVQNLQHGAVKDESGHRRDRWPLLAERLRRVRPDVLILNEARDWNRGGREPLGRAQRDLGMIAAPIPPSANDLPTIVLYRPDTMGFWVHCNDALSLSTAHGFVTVSFAVDHELPPITFAGCHLSPYSSGQATAEIELIATRAYRYGPLAVVAGDLNFPPEDGPDPLYDVMLPFNLASRTIVGPDGTRRPNRQVAHALRARGYHDTAWERHQRTGYDRYLRRTSHDDRIDRIHVSTPLAQAVTRYELLDQPEGASDHHGVTITMDTDLIDRTDLWTYR; from the coding sequence ATGCTGATCGAGGTCGCCGTCCAGAATCTTCAGCACGGCGCGGTCAAGGACGAGAGCGGCCACCGCCGCGACCGGTGGCCCTTGCTCGCCGAACGGCTGCGCCGGGTCCGGCCGGACGTGCTGATCCTCAACGAGGCCCGCGACTGGAACCGGGGAGGCCGCGAGCCCTTGGGGCGGGCGCAACGCGATCTCGGCATGATCGCCGCACCGATCCCGCCGTCGGCCAACGACCTGCCGACGATCGTGCTGTACCGGCCCGACACGATGGGCTTCTGGGTGCACTGCAACGACGCGTTGAGCCTGTCGACGGCGCACGGATTCGTGACCGTCTCCTTCGCCGTCGACCACGAGCTGCCGCCGATCACGTTCGCCGGCTGTCACCTGTCGCCCTACAGCTCCGGCCAAGCAACCGCAGAGATCGAACTGATCGCGACCCGCGCCTACAGGTACGGGCCCCTCGCCGTGGTCGCCGGTGATCTCAACTTCCCGCCCGAGGACGGCCCCGACCCGCTCTACGACGTGATGCTGCCGTTCAACCTCGCCTCCCGCACCATCGTCGGGCCCGACGGCACCCGTCGCCCCAACCGGCAGGTCGCCCACGCCCTCCGCGCCCGCGGCTACCACGACACTGCCTGGGAGCGCCACCAGCGCACCGGCTACGACCGGTATCTACGCCGAACCTCCCACGACGACCGCATCGACCGGATCCACGTCAGCACCCCCCTGGCACAGGCGGTGACCCGATACGAGCTCCTCGACCAACCGGAGGGAGCCAGCGACCATCATGGCGTCACCATCACCATGGACACCGATCTCATCGACCGCACCGATCTGTGGACATACCGGTGA
- a CDS encoding HAD family hydrolase translates to MIQAVVFDVGECLVNEAREYGTWADWLGVPRHTFSAVFGSVIAGGLDYRETFQVFRPGFDLTEEREKRAAAGQPEWFDEEDLYPDVRSTLSALRSAGLWVGIAGNQTVRAGGILRALDLPNDMIATSDDWGVSKPDIAFFDAVAASMPCKPEEALYVGDRLDNDILPATTAGFKTALIHRGPWGVIQKNNRQAAQVPTMRIDSLAELPDRIEALNLAAR, encoded by the coding sequence GTGATCCAAGCGGTGGTCTTCGACGTCGGTGAGTGTCTCGTTAATGAGGCGCGAGAGTATGGCACTTGGGCTGACTGGCTCGGAGTGCCACGACATACCTTCTCCGCGGTGTTCGGGTCGGTGATTGCGGGCGGGCTGGACTACCGGGAGACATTCCAGGTGTTCCGACCCGGTTTTGATCTAACGGAGGAGCGCGAGAAGCGCGCAGCTGCTGGTCAACCGGAGTGGTTCGACGAAGAGGATCTTTACCCTGATGTCCGGTCGACGTTGTCGGCCCTTCGCAGTGCGGGGCTCTGGGTAGGGATCGCTGGGAATCAAACCGTACGAGCAGGTGGCATCCTCCGCGCCCTCGATCTGCCAAACGACATGATCGCCACTTCTGACGACTGGGGCGTCTCGAAGCCCGACATCGCCTTCTTCGACGCGGTGGCGGCGTCGATGCCCTGCAAACCGGAAGAGGCCCTCTACGTGGGTGACCGACTGGACAACGACATTCTTCCCGCGACCACTGCGGGCTTCAAGACGGCATTGATTCACCGGGGGCCGTGGGGGGTCATTCAGAAGAACAACCGTCAGGCAGCCCAGGTGCCGACGATGCGGATCGACTCTCTAGCGGAACTGCCTGACCGGATCGAGGCGCTCAACCTCGCAGCGCGTTAA
- a CDS encoding ASCH domain-containing protein, with product MKQRPADLAELPRAREMAVYRKYFDLIAAGQKTIEVRVAYPKHHDLAAGHLLRFTCRNDEVLTRIVRVGRYANFDEMFDNEAAVSVNPTASREDQLADIRDIYLAEKEQLGVLAIEIELVTA from the coding sequence ATGAAGCAACGTCCCGCCGATCTTGCCGAGCTGCCACGCGCCCGCGAGATGGCCGTCTACCGGAAGTATTTCGACCTGATCGCCGCTGGGCAGAAGACCATCGAGGTCCGGGTCGCCTACCCGAAGCACCACGATCTGGCAGCCGGTCATCTGTTGCGGTTCACCTGCCGCAACGACGAGGTCTTGACCCGGATCGTGCGAGTCGGCCGATACGCCAACTTCGACGAGATGTTCGACAACGAGGCCGCGGTCTCGGTCAATCCCACCGCGAGTCGTGAGGATCAGCTCGCCGACATCCGCGACATCTACCTCGCGGAGAAGGAACAGCTTGGTGTGCTCGCCATCGAGATCGAGCTGGTGACGGCGTGA
- a CDS encoding GNAT family N-acetyltransferase, with translation MTTTATIQTAGPAHLHQVAEILAAASHAGDLADWLVPHHATRARIFPRYFEILAEHALTHGHVHVVDDVGVAVWYALDAYQYVDIADLDRRLAQAVGDHLPHFVALDLAVQAYQPDSRAHHYLAALAVRPGQQGHGTGSLLLHHHLKELDDTRVPSCLVATGARSVTLFRRHGYTKRPPYPLASVAAPLLFPMWRDARSAHDPPSKGPT, from the coding sequence ATGACCACCACAGCGACCATCCAGACCGCCGGGCCCGCCCACCTGCACCAGGTGGCCGAGATCCTGGCCGCCGCATCCCACGCCGGGGACCTCGCCGACTGGCTGGTGCCCCACCACGCCACCCGCGCACGGATCTTCCCCCGCTACTTCGAGATCCTCGCCGAGCACGCCCTGACCCACGGCCACGTCCACGTCGTGGACGACGTTGGGGTAGCCGTCTGGTACGCGCTGGACGCGTACCAGTACGTCGACATCGCGGACCTCGACCGCCGCCTGGCCCAGGCTGTCGGTGATCACCTGCCCCACTTTGTGGCGCTGGACCTGGCGGTACAGGCCTATCAGCCGGACAGCCGCGCCCACCACTACCTGGCGGCGCTGGCTGTCCGCCCCGGCCAGCAGGGCCACGGCACCGGCAGCCTCCTGCTCCACCACCACCTCAAGGAGCTGGACGACACCCGTGTGCCGTCATGCCTGGTGGCCACCGGAGCCCGCAGCGTGACGCTGTTTCGCCGCCACGGCTACACCAAACGGCCGCCGTACCCGCTCGCCAGCGTCGCGGCCCCCTTGCTGTTCCCGATGTGGCGCGACGCCCGGTCCGCTCACGACCCCCCGTCGAAAGGTCCCACCTAG
- a CDS encoding helix-turn-helix domain-containing protein: protein MSIENPNPNYKLTEEERKRLSKVLADGYAAGGSIKALAASIGRSYGTVHKLLTEAGVKKRPRGFQKSGRQHSSTGPAS from the coding sequence ATGAGCATCGAGAACCCGAATCCGAATTACAAGCTGACAGAAGAGGAACGTAAACGCCTCAGCAAAGTCCTTGCTGACGGATACGCCGCCGGCGGGTCCATCAAAGCACTGGCCGCGTCCATCGGGCGCAGCTACGGCACCGTCCACAAACTACTTACAGAAGCAGGCGTCAAGAAGCGACCACGAGGGTTCCAGAAATCCGGCCGCCAGCACTCCAGTACCGGCCCTGCCAGTTGA
- a CDS encoding APC family permease, with product MSTPSVPLVGTLAAEVARNRLGVPGVVGNQLSQIAPGTVIYGVVPAVIAATGLIGVPIAMVIVAAALYLFLVGWLAMGRYIPNPGAFYAYIALGLWKPLGVAAAWLALAAYVSFAIGSYIGFGFTLSAVLDAVAGFSVPWWACSLTIVVIIGALAIRSLKGAAVFIIGLVVFETLGVIITTVGAAAAPGFRLSLAAMDPTLLTAATAGSLAVTAIMSYVGYEAAATYLRDSRDPERTVPLASKITLITTALLYWIASWVQVSAAGPKILDRAKNEGVDMFSNSAAVTLGSWVVVMNAILFSTSLFAASFAFQLVGPRYLSVLGQERVLPAFFGKTINEAPRNASLTVSAVAAVVITGYALGGLDPLTQGFLWLGTTGAIGIMLLSATASVAVVAFFARDRRGETLWHRVIAPAAAAVALGMAGYFALTNLGTLYGPGSETIAAAVPWVLLALLVLGVLWGLRLQVQQPAVYANIGLGIEAKNSAFDELFAPGVTTAAATAGPAAHR from the coding sequence GTGTCCACCCCTTCTGTCCCCCTTGTCGGCACGCTCGCCGCCGAGGTAGCCCGCAACCGCCTCGGAGTCCCCGGCGTGGTGGGAAATCAGCTGTCCCAGATCGCCCCCGGAACCGTGATCTACGGCGTGGTTCCTGCCGTGATCGCCGCCACCGGTCTGATCGGGGTGCCGATCGCCATGGTCATCGTCGCGGCGGCGCTCTACCTCTTCCTGGTCGGCTGGCTCGCCATGGGCCGCTACATCCCGAATCCCGGCGCTTTCTACGCCTACATCGCGCTGGGCCTGTGGAAACCCCTCGGCGTCGCGGCCGCCTGGCTCGCCCTCGCGGCATACGTCAGCTTCGCCATCGGCTCCTACATCGGTTTCGGCTTCACCTTGTCAGCCGTCCTCGACGCCGTAGCCGGTTTCAGCGTCCCCTGGTGGGCCTGCTCCCTCACCATCGTGGTGATCATCGGGGCACTGGCCATCCGCTCGTTGAAAGGCGCCGCCGTTTTTATCATTGGCCTCGTCGTTTTCGAGACGTTGGGCGTGATCATCACGACGGTGGGCGCCGCGGCCGCGCCCGGCTTCCGCCTCTCCCTTGCGGCGATGGACCCGACACTACTGACGGCTGCCACCGCCGGCAGCCTGGCTGTCACCGCCATCATGAGCTACGTCGGCTACGAAGCCGCCGCGACCTACCTGCGCGACAGCCGCGACCCCGAGCGCACCGTGCCCCTGGCCAGCAAAATCACCCTCATCACCACCGCCCTTCTGTACTGGATCGCCTCCTGGGTGCAGGTCTCCGCCGCCGGCCCCAAAATCCTCGACCGCGCCAAAAACGAAGGCGTGGACATGTTCTCCAACAGCGCGGCGGTCACCCTGGGCAGCTGGGTCGTCGTCATGAACGCGATCCTGTTCTCCACCAGCCTGTTCGCGGCCAGCTTCGCCTTCCAACTGGTCGGCCCCCGCTACCTGTCCGTTCTAGGCCAGGAGCGGGTGCTGCCCGCCTTCTTCGGCAAGACGATCAACGAGGCCCCGCGCAACGCGTCGCTCACCGTGAGTGCTGTCGCCGCGGTCGTGATCACCGGATACGCCCTGGGCGGACTCGATCCCCTCACCCAGGGATTCCTCTGGCTGGGAACTACCGGCGCCATCGGCATCATGCTGCTGTCCGCGACGGCATCCGTCGCCGTCGTCGCATTCTTCGCCCGTGACCGCCGTGGTGAGACCCTGTGGCACCGCGTCATCGCCCCCGCTGCCGCTGCGGTGGCGCTCGGCATGGCCGGGTACTTCGCGCTGACCAACCTCGGCACCCTCTATGGCCCCGGCTCTGAAACCATCGCCGCCGCCGTGCCCTGGGTCCTGCTTGCCCTTCTTGTGCTGGGTGTGCTGTGGGGCCTGCGTCTCCAGGTGCAGCAGCCAGCGGTCTACGCCAACATCGGTCTGGGTATCGAGGCGAAGAACAGCGCCTTCGACGAACTGTTCGCCCCTGGTGTCACGACGGCCGCCGCAACGGCCGGACCGGCGGCCCACCGATGA
- a CDS encoding NYN domain-containing protein: MRPKPFTEYSAEARVAVFLDFENLVCGAGKGLPGQSDPIPAAALTLLCRGFYGNASIRKAYADWANSGFGRYQPALANNGVDLVQIAHQGISGKNAADIRMAVDAMEVLITHPDVDVFILVTGDSDYSPLVHRLREFGKHVVGVGTQANASQRLVSVCSEYKYWGTIVAEVEPAARPAVSAAFDIAAAEALLVRAFEQIGIATPTAGTVKNKMLVLDPSFDQANYGCRTFRDFLTRLPHRVATAGRSGSDITIRLITTPT; this comes from the coding sequence ATGAGACCGAAACCGTTCACCGAGTACTCGGCCGAGGCCCGGGTGGCGGTGTTCCTCGACTTTGAGAACCTGGTCTGTGGTGCTGGCAAGGGCTTGCCGGGTCAGAGCGATCCGATCCCGGCCGCAGCGCTCACTCTGCTGTGCCGCGGGTTCTACGGCAACGCCTCGATCCGCAAGGCCTACGCCGACTGGGCCAACAGCGGCTTCGGCCGCTACCAGCCGGCACTGGCCAATAATGGCGTCGACCTGGTCCAGATCGCTCACCAGGGGATCTCGGGTAAGAACGCCGCCGACATCAGGATGGCCGTCGACGCGATGGAAGTCCTCATCACCCACCCCGACGTGGACGTGTTCATCCTGGTCACCGGCGACAGCGACTACTCCCCACTGGTACACCGGCTCCGCGAGTTCGGTAAACACGTCGTCGGGGTCGGCACCCAGGCCAACGCCAGCCAGCGACTGGTGTCGGTCTGTTCGGAGTACAAGTACTGGGGCACCATCGTCGCTGAGGTCGAGCCGGCCGCCCGGCCCGCCGTCAGCGCCGCGTTCGACATCGCCGCCGCTGAAGCGCTGCTGGTGCGCGCGTTCGAGCAGATCGGCATCGCCACCCCGACCGCCGGCACGGTGAAGAACAAGATGCTGGTGCTCGACCCTTCCTTCGATCAGGCGAACTACGGGTGCCGCACGTTCCGCGATTTCCTCACCCGACTCCCGCACCGGGTGGCGACTGCCGGACGCTCGGGTAGTGACATCACCATCCGCCTGATCACCACCCCCACCTGA
- a CDS encoding SAM-dependent methyltransferase: protein MTGADAELLRTDVPHAARVYDYILGGKDNFTADRAAAKQMVTAGGPLLPISMGANRRFMARVARFLAAEQGIRQFLDIGTGLPTHPNLHEVVQAVRPDADIVYVDNDPLVMVHARALLAPAHQATGRLAYLEADLRTPDAILGSDRLRDTLDLTQPVAVTMIAVLQLVDDDTARRVIDHIMATMVPGSALAISAVVSDWAPDDVRRIVDAAHASGLEIHARTKAQVEALFAGLELVEPGVVPVHYWHPDSAEVLQADQPVGMFGGIAVKP, encoded by the coding sequence ATGACGGGCGCCGACGCCGAACTGCTGCGCACTGATGTCCCGCACGCCGCCCGTGTCTACGACTACATTCTGGGCGGCAAGGACAACTTCACGGCCGACCGCGCCGCCGCCAAGCAGATGGTCACGGCCGGCGGCCCACTACTGCCCATCTCCATGGGCGCAAACCGGCGCTTCATGGCCCGGGTGGCCCGGTTCCTTGCCGCGGAGCAGGGGATCCGGCAGTTCTTGGACATCGGCACCGGCCTGCCCACACACCCCAACCTGCACGAGGTGGTCCAAGCCGTACGCCCGGACGCCGACATCGTGTACGTCGACAACGACCCCCTCGTCATGGTCCACGCCAGGGCACTACTGGCCCCCGCACACCAGGCCACCGGACGCCTCGCCTACCTGGAGGCCGACCTCCGCACCCCCGACGCGATCCTCGGCTCGGACCGGCTGCGAGACACGCTGGACCTCACACAGCCAGTCGCGGTCACGATGATCGCCGTCCTGCAGCTGGTCGACGACGACACCGCCCGCCGGGTCATCGACCACATCATGGCCACGATGGTGCCCGGCAGCGCCCTGGCCATCTCGGCGGTCGTCAGTGACTGGGCACCTGATGACGTCCGCAGGATCGTAGACGCGGCCCACGCCAGCGGCCTGGAGATCCACGCGCGCACGAAAGCACAGGTGGAGGCCCTATTTGCCGGGCTTGAACTGGTGGAGCCCGGCGTTGTCCCCGTCCACTATTGGCACCCCGACAGCGCAGAGGTGCTCCAGGCAGACCAGCCAGTCGGCATGTTCGGCGGGATCGCCGTCAAGCCATGA
- a CDS encoding endonuclease/exonuclease/phosphatase family protein gives MTTLLTINTLDLYGSDAQADQDRYGAVEDLIRSYDADVIAVQEVIADGASVVEKRVGAEAGLRRLAAAVGRDCEVDGRAAVAAGGIIHHPGLLWRAGIEPVPGSLHTLQRDGAGMWHGAVSVILDLGGLRVRVGSCQLSPFSPTWRRRDAEQLLRLFNSDAVPGLLGGDFNVIGGDCVYDPDPYENMPWHPDHAYQLTDHGAPDRSAAHLLEANHLGRMRDCARLTGTWWAATTGHHPADQHPPRRLDRWYATWDFPADAIAGLAVADVEQVGTTTDHLPVLLHLDLDALSR, from the coding sequence GTGACGACCCTGCTCACCATCAACACCCTCGACCTCTACGGCAGCGACGCGCAAGCTGATCAAGACCGGTACGGCGCGGTGGAGGACCTGATCCGTTCCTACGATGCCGACGTCATCGCCGTGCAGGAGGTGATCGCCGACGGGGCCAGCGTGGTGGAGAAACGGGTGGGCGCCGAGGCCGGGTTGCGGCGGCTGGCCGCCGCGGTCGGCCGTGACTGTGAGGTCGACGGGCGGGCGGCGGTCGCGGCGGGCGGGATCATCCACCATCCCGGGCTGTTGTGGCGTGCCGGGATCGAACCGGTCCCGGGCAGTCTGCACACCCTGCAACGTGACGGCGCGGGGATGTGGCACGGTGCGGTCAGCGTGATCCTCGACCTCGGCGGTCTGCGCGTGAGGGTCGGGTCCTGCCAGTTGTCGCCGTTCAGCCCGACCTGGCGGCGCCGCGACGCCGAGCAACTGCTGCGCCTCTTTAACAGCGACGCTGTCCCGGGCCTACTCGGCGGTGACTTCAACGTCATCGGCGGTGACTGCGTCTACGACCCCGACCCTTACGAGAACATGCCCTGGCATCCCGACCACGCCTACCAGCTCACCGACCACGGCGCCCCCGACCGCAGCGCCGCCCATCTGCTGGAAGCCAACCACTTGGGCCGGATGCGTGACTGCGCCCGTCTCACCGGCACCTGGTGGGCGGCGACCACCGGCCACCACCCGGCAGACCAGCATCCGCCGCGGCGCCTCGATCGCTGGTACGCCACCTGGGACTTCCCGGCCGATGCCATCGCCGGGTTGGCCGTCGCCGACGTCGAGCAGGTCGGCACCACCACCGATCATCTGCCCGTCCTGCTCCACCTCGACCTCGACGCACTCTCCCGGTGA